A section of the Spirosoma pollinicola genome encodes:
- a CDS encoding AAA family ATPase produces MFLKKISLQDVRGIEQLTLLFTQEDTSIPRSRTLILGENGMGKSTLLRAIALVTSGSDALSTLLANPDEWISHSRSECIIQATLVTQKQQERSISLRIKRHDTLRDIIITNQAALNEIDAALNHANRNYFVVGYGASRRLNQRTDFSSTERVYRNDRAQNVASLFEADTSLYPIAAWAMELDYQQPDRLTLLKDTLNDLLPSIRFDSIDKKNKQLLFKVGRQKIPLHQLSDGYQNVVAWVGDMLYRMMNTFTDFSSPLETRGVLLIDEIDLHLHPKWQRLILDYLSVKFPRLQLIATTHSPLTVQQASAGELFFLHRSENGRIALDAFQGSPKQMLIHQLLLSPLFGLATDESVATQQAKEEYRSLKHRKSRSASEQQRFEQLTDQLAQLPPVQRSNFAMDNQQVALLNEVRRELLKRDAQ; encoded by the coding sequence ATGTTTCTTAAAAAGATATCCCTACAGGACGTGCGGGGCATTGAGCAATTAACGCTTCTGTTTACCCAAGAAGACACTTCCATCCCTCGTTCACGAACACTAATACTGGGAGAAAACGGTATGGGCAAAAGTACGTTACTCCGAGCGATTGCTCTAGTGACTTCGGGCAGTGACGCACTGAGCACGTTACTAGCTAATCCGGATGAATGGATCAGCCACTCCCGATCTGAATGCATTATTCAAGCAACGCTGGTTACCCAAAAGCAGCAGGAACGGTCCATTTCATTACGCATCAAACGGCATGATACCCTAAGAGATATAATTATTACTAACCAAGCTGCACTCAACGAGATTGATGCCGCGCTAAATCACGCGAATCGGAATTATTTTGTGGTGGGTTACGGGGCCTCCCGGCGCCTGAATCAGCGAACTGATTTTTCGTCAACGGAACGGGTTTATCGAAATGACCGGGCGCAAAACGTGGCCAGTTTGTTTGAGGCTGATACCTCCCTGTATCCCATAGCCGCCTGGGCCATGGAACTCGACTACCAACAGCCAGACCGACTGACTTTACTGAAGGATACACTAAATGACTTACTGCCCTCGATACGATTTGATTCGATTGATAAAAAAAACAAACAACTGCTTTTTAAGGTAGGTCGGCAAAAAATACCGCTTCATCAACTCAGTGATGGCTACCAAAACGTGGTTGCCTGGGTAGGCGATATGCTCTATCGGATGATGAATACATTTACTGATTTTAGCTCCCCCCTCGAAACAAGAGGTGTCCTGCTGATCGATGAGATTGACTTACATTTACACCCCAAATGGCAACGATTGATTCTAGATTATCTGTCCGTTAAATTTCCTCGTCTTCAACTGATTGCTACAACCCATTCTCCCTTAACCGTTCAACAGGCCAGCGCGGGGGAGCTTTTTTTCTTACATCGATCGGAGAACGGCCGTATTGCTTTAGATGCCTTTCAGGGTTCTCCTAAGCAAATGCTGATTCATCAATTGTTACTTTCTCCCTTGTTTGGACTAGCCACCGATGAGTCGGTAGCTACCCAACAGGCCAAAGAAGAATATCGTTCGCTCAAGCATCGTAAATCGCGCTCGGCATCTGAGCAACAACGCTTTGAGCAGTTAACCGATCAACTGGCACAGCTGCCCCCCGTCCAACGATCAAATTTCGCCATGGACAACCAGCAGGTTGCCCTGCTCAATGAGGTTCGGCGTGAATTACTTAAACGGGACGCTCAATGA
- a CDS encoding VOC family protein, with amino-acid sequence MIFASVRIITANIKPLVRFYEQITGLPVIQYTDDFAELQTPSATLAIGSTRTLQLFGGDHIAKAASNHSAIIEFRVEDVDSDYRKLVDILGELIIQKPTTMPWGNRSLLFKDPDGNLVNFFTPVTPEAFKKFDK; translated from the coding sequence ATGATTTTTGCCTCCGTTCGCATTATTACTGCCAATATTAAACCCCTCGTCCGGTTCTACGAGCAGATTACTGGCCTACCTGTGATTCAGTATACCGATGATTTCGCCGAATTACAGACCCCTTCGGCTACTTTAGCCATCGGCAGCACACGCACCTTGCAACTGTTCGGAGGTGATCATATCGCCAAGGCCGCCAGTAACCACTCCGCCATTATCGAATTCAGGGTAGAGGATGTTGATAGTGATTATCGAAAATTAGTCGACATTTTAGGCGAGTTGATCATTCAGAAGCCGACTACCATGCCGTGGGGTAATCGTTCATTGCTGTTCAAAGATCCAGATGGCAATCTGGTGAACTTTTTTACGCCAGTTACCCCGGAAGCCTTTAAGAAGTTTGACAAATAG
- a CDS encoding HNH endonuclease family protein, producing the protein MIALQHTYSEEAIHKNFRGAKRVAFNLELLNQQRQRLLHQRDGFHFISSRWKEAKVQLYFETKDKCAYCEASTKVVAHGDVEHYRPKSIYWWLAYCYDNYLVSCAVCNEVHKKDEFPTGVAALPQPALLPTATDAELKALAPWVTPDPLHEKKGKSRTQFFGDLDQEQPMLLNPYLCDPETYFAYEVDEFLQEVSIIPLTSQVAPSVNETVRVYGLNRVELLSLRHFFFSIYDTFRRTLTDEGIKLSTRQENEAAIELMKQPKAPFAGMVRYFDRVLRL; encoded by the coding sequence ATGATTGCTCTTCAACATACGTATTCGGAGGAGGCCATCCACAAAAATTTTCGGGGCGCCAAGCGCGTCGCGTTTAACTTAGAGCTGCTCAACCAGCAGCGCCAGCGGCTGCTGCACCAGCGAGATGGGTTTCATTTTATCAGCAGCCGTTGGAAAGAAGCCAAAGTGCAGCTCTACTTCGAAACTAAAGATAAATGCGCCTATTGCGAAGCTTCGACTAAAGTGGTAGCCCACGGGGATGTTGAGCATTACCGCCCCAAAAGTATATACTGGTGGCTGGCTTACTGCTACGATAATTACCTGGTGTCCTGCGCGGTTTGTAATGAGGTGCACAAAAAAGATGAATTTCCCACCGGAGTAGCGGCTTTACCACAACCTGCCCTGTTACCAACGGCTACTGATGCGGAGTTAAAGGCGTTAGCGCCCTGGGTGACCCCTGATCCCTTGCATGAAAAAAAAGGCAAATCCCGGACTCAGTTCTTCGGGGATTTAGACCAGGAACAGCCCATGTTGCTTAATCCTTACCTGTGCGATCCAGAAACGTATTTCGCCTACGAAGTCGATGAGTTTTTGCAGGAAGTTTCGATTATTCCGTTGACAAGCCAGGTGGCACCCTCTGTCAATGAAACCGTTCGGGTGTATGGGTTAAACCGGGTGGAGTTGCTGAGCCTGCGGCACTTTTTTTTCTCTATATACGATACCTTTCGCCGGACACTGACCGACGAAGGCATCAAGCTCAGTACTCGGCAAGAGAATGAAGCCGCTATTGAGCTCATGAAACAGCCTAAAGCGCCCTTTGCGGGTATGGTACGCTATTTTGACCGCGTGCTCAGGCTCTGA